From the Coffea eugenioides isolate CCC68of chromosome 1, Ceug_1.0, whole genome shotgun sequence genome, the window GTGCTTTATACATTCTACAGCTACAAAAGCCCATATTAGACTTAAACCAATCAAAGGGAGAAGAacctttcccttttgtttccACTTTTGAACATTTTTTAATAGAATTCAAGTTTTAACCTGCTTCCTCAAGGTGCCTGAGCCGTGCAATTCGTGTGCAACTAGCCCCTATAAATATGGGTTTTCCCTATCTTTTGCTCAGTAGCAGATTTCCACAAGGAAAAAAACCATAAGTCTTGCCCAATCTCTCAAGTACGTTCACGAGTAGTAGCTGATTcctctcattctttttcaagaatGGCAAAAGTAGCAGACCCCCTCGTAATTGGTAGGATTGTGGGGGATGTTGTTGACAACATCTCCCCGACTGTAAAGATGTCAGTAACCTACAACTCCAACAAGCAAGTCTATAATGGGCATGAGCTTTATCCTTCCTCAGTTGTCAATAAACCAAAAGTTGAAGTTCTTGGAGGTGATATGAGATCTTTCTTCACACTGGTAAAAATTAACATGCTTCCCTATCCTTCAACTCTTTCTCCATTTGCTAAACTTTTCTTGTGTATTTCAGTTCTCCATCAGTCGCCATTACATTCAATGAATTTCTTTTGATCTTGCAGGTTATGACTGATCCTGATGCTCCTGGTCCCAGTGATCCATACCTTAGAGAGCACTTGCACTGGTATGAAACAGTGAATAAATAACATGTTATACTAGCTGCTGATGAAGCATCTGAAATAAAGCTGTCAAATTTAACTTATACACAATATAACAGTCTCCAATAGTAAAATTTCATCTTTCATTGGTAGACCCCCCGGAAACACGGAGCTGTTGCCTTTTTTTGTTCCTACTGCATGAGCTCAAGCTGCATTTCTTTTAGTTATGTACTTATCCATTAATTTATGCTTATAGTTTCTAATGTATTGATTAGCTTGTTTTAAATGTCCCACTGAATCAGCTAGCATCATATTCTAGAAATCATTCTATCACTTCTTCATGGGAATGGTCAATCCCCCACAAAGAGATTATCTTTAACAAAAGTACCCTTCGGATCCGGTTTAACTTTGCTTGCAAAAAGTGCAAATTTTCAACACTAAAGCATTCTCAACTTAGGGGACGGTTGGTAATGTAAAAATTTTGTCATGGGCCAATTCCTTTCTTTTATGTGCTTGTTGTTCTGTGCACTTTTCAGGTAAAGAATagaaaaaccctaaaaataaaaaataaagtaaaattgGGAGGAGATGAAAGAAACGAGAAGATAATATGGACACTCTTAGAACTTACCTTGAGCTTGATGGTAATTCTTAGTAAGTACCTTTGAAATTCGGACATCATGCACTGTGCATGAAATTATAGATGCATGTTAATTAGTAATTGAACAAACTAAGCCAGGCTTGGTTTTAAATCTTAGTCTCTCAATCAGCAAATTTTTTGGCATAAATGTCTAAAATAGCTAACTCAAGGGAATGAAAATCTTTGGCAAAGAACACATTATTGATAATATTTGGCATACTATGTGATTACACACAAATATTTGGCAAACTATATGATGACACACAACTCTGAACTTGATTTAACCACGTGGCAGGATTGTCACAGACATCCCAGGGACGACAGATTCCTCATTTGGTATgtgttctttctttttattcagGGAGAAATAAAgcacaaataaataaattggttttcttcttttttttttttccctttgtttgttaattttttatattcatCAACAGGGAGAGAAATGGTGAGTTATGAAGTGCCAAGGCCAAATATAGGGATCCACAGGTTCGTATTCCTTTTATTCAAGCAGAAAGGAAGACAGACGGTGAATCCACCACTCTCAAGAGATGGATTCAGCACGAGAAAATTTGCACAAGAAAATCAACTTGGCCTTCCTGTTGCTGCTGTTTTCTTCAATTGCCAGAGGGAAACAGCTGCAAGAAGGCGTTGACAGATATGGCATGCCATAAAGATATCAGCCAAAATGCTATGAAGCAAATAAGATATTAACTGTTGCAAGTTCGATTACAAGAGTGGAACTAGGTCCAGTTTTATGTACTACTTATCTACTTTAGACTTCATGTGAAGTAATTTGCTGCGATATTAATAAAGCGCTGAGCTGCTGCGTAATCATCTTCACTACCATTTTCCCACCTTTGGTCTTCGCCCTTGTCTCTTAGAAATTGTAGGATCAACATTGGTGACAACAATGAAAGTCGAACCAAAATCGGATAAAAGCATTATCAAGGATATATTAGGTCAATTACTTGTTCAAATGAGTGTGTTTTTTCACTTTTGTactgaggttttttttttttttttttgcaatgaCTTGGTAATTGTACAATCATGAAAGCGTCAGGTATATAAGTGCATCGATGCATCAAAATGTGTGTTTTATTGATAAACTGCTCTGCCTAAATTATTAAGTACCAGAAAAATATACATTCTTGTTACGAGGGTAATGCACTATATTCTACCATGTGAATAGGGAACTGAGGAATTCACGGACTTTCTTatgtactatatatatatatattctatcATTCGAATGGGGGATTGAGGAAGTCACACATTTTGTTAGGGTAAAAAATTTGAGAGAGTCCATCTAAGAGACTCAATATAAAACTTGGAATTCAACAATGACATAAAAACTTAAACTAGTAGgttaaaaaaaagttaaactCATACGTTTTACACTCATATTTATATGGGGACTAATTCCACTTTGTGCATCAAACTTTTATCCCATTCTCACTTTACACTGTAACTCCTCAAATTTGTTTCACTTAGGTCCAGTTGCTAATAGTATTCACAAAAATTAACCATGCATGAGACTTtatatatacaacatatatgtTTTCCATTTTACTGGGTAATGGTGTTCATAGTGGAACATGGAAACAGCATCTATGCAAATTTTAAGTTTTACTTCACATGAAAATTCATGAAACCTAAatcttaagaaaaaaaatggttctGATATTCAATTTATAAATAATAAACTCATTTTAACTATACTAGCAATTTATTGCTcttaggaaaaataaaaaataaaaaagtgaaaagAGTGATTAGATATATCTGTGTTGTATATACGGTTTAAATTGTTGAAATTATGTCAAATCCTCTAGGAAATGGTCAAATATCATCTTTTCAATTGtttaaatttgatgatttcACTAAAATTTTCACCATTCATTTTAGTTGAAGAAGGCATATCTAGACTCTCATTGGGAGATCATGGTGAGGGGGTAAACATGCTGCGTAACAACTGACTTGGAATGATAGAAATAGAATAAATGAATTCATTTACTATAATAACCTTCTAGAAAtcaattttataaatttaaccTTCATTTTACTAATATTTATAAAttctatttcttgctccaatACTTGACGTCCACTTATATTTTCTTGGTTAACAACATTGTTTTGTGGATATATATAAAATCTTAATGATAGTGTAATGACATTATGAGTATTTAATAAATTTGGTTGAATATCATAATACCAATATTTGATTTGTCAAACTTTGAACTATAAGTTATATATAAAtctagataaaattttataaaatattatatgtatgatttcaatgtaaaaaaaaattagtaaaagaaaataagaaaaatactATATCATGATTGTGACAATTAtcatttcacaaaaaaaaaaatctagtaaTAGCATATATAATGTTTTAGGGTGATCTAATCACATGCTTTGCACGTGAGTTACTACAAGTATATTAAGCATTTGGTCTTCCTTTTTCAAAACTTGTTGCACTTTTATCTGCTTCAGGGTTCATGTTCATCTCACAAGATATTCGAGGGGTTACTTCACATGGTGGATCGAGGATaaacaaaattatcaaaaatcaagttttaCAGGCTTCCACTATATATAATCAAATGTGCTTTAACCTAcagaaggagagagagagaagaaccTTTCGGTTTGGCTTCCACTATAAATATAGGTTTTGCCTGTCTTCAGCTCAGCAATATATTTCCACAAAGAAAAACCCATAGCGTTTAtccaatattttaaaatacttttTCAAGAAGTAGCTGATtccactcattcttttcaagaATGGCAAAAATAGTTGATCCCCTGTGATTGGTAGAGTTGTAGTAGTACTTTTTATGTACTAATATTTATCTACTGTAGACTTGGTGTGAAGTAATTTGCTACAATATTAATAAATCGGTCAAAAGTTGCTATAATTTTAATACACTGTTGTAAGGGATATtagtttttcatttgttcttttATGATTCAAGGTATTTTCTTGTTGAAGTACTTCAATAATTTTTCCTAAACACTTAGGATTGCAAGGATAATTTgcgttttgatttttttctttttttttttaaagaagatTGTCTTCCTATCATTCTTTACTTCAGCATTCAAAAGGTTTTCCAACAAGGTGCTTCAATAGTCACCAAACTTTTTTAAAGCTTCATTTAAACCACTATACTATTTTCTCCTCTACGACATAACAAAAATACCTACAAATGTAGTATGTACCTCACAAGCCATATATATTGACTATTTCAAATGAGAAAACAGATAGGATGGTCCAACTAATCATTTTAGAATTTAGTAAGCCAGTTGACATGAATAATTAAATGAAATTCTGAAGAAATTTGGTGCAACCTAAATTGTTAAGGATCACAAAATTGTATACATTCAATTGTAAGAGTGTACGAAAGAGGCTcaatatatatctattgaaatATCAAGTGATTGGGTATTGAGATATCAGATCTCCATAAAACTCAATCTAATTTTAAAAGTTCGGCAAAACAGTTTGGAAATGGTTATTATAATTCAACTCctaaattctggaattttataCATTAAtagtatattatataaatataaatatatatatgttatgCACCTACTAATATGTTATATTACATGTTAATATGTTAATTAATGGGGTTATAACTTATGCTTCTATAGGAATGAGTTTGTTATgttataatttataaaaatatgttGTATTATAAGTTTTACCAATATGTTGGTCTTGTAGAAAAAGAATTTAAACACTCgattttaataaaattactaattaCTAGTTGATGAACACCCTTGAGTCCAATACCAAGTATAGAATGATACACTCGTCCAGCCTAAGAAGAAATCACTAACCAATTAACTGTGCGGATTCTTCCTTTCTCAATTGATGTGGAACTAATAACTCTACTGATAAAGCTGACAGATTTGAATCGAGGAAAGCAAACAACTGTGAAGTTATTACACTTTTATCAGCCTCAACGCTCACGCTTAGGTTCGGTTCACAAGAGATTTGAGGGGGTCGCTGTTGTCAATTCACATGGTCGGTCGAGGACAAAGGATTGCGAAGTAACCGAAATTATGAAATCAATCTTCTCAGGCTTCCCTATACAATCAAACGTGCTGCAACCTAGAGAAAGTGAGTTAGAAGAACTTTTCGTTTGGTTTCCACATTTGAGTAGTTTTTAAATGGACTTGTCATCTGAGTCCTGAAGCAGCGTGAGCAGTGCTCTTTGCACTATAAATTTGGGTTTCTCCTGTCTTCACTCTTTAGCTCAGCAATAGAATTCCACAacacaacccccccccccccctcccccccaaaatcaaaaaaaaaaaagacaaaaagaaaaacccaTAGTATTGTCCAATTTTTTGAATACCTTCTCAAGCAGTAGCTGATTCCT encodes:
- the LOC113781478 gene encoding CEN-like protein 2, whose translation is MAKVADPLVIGRIVGDVVDNISPTVKMSVTYNSNKQVYNGHELYPSSVVNKPKVEVLGGDMRSFFTLVMTDPDAPGPSDPYLREHLHWIVTDIPGTTDSSFGREMVSYEVPRPNIGIHRFVFLLFKQKGRQTVNPPLSRDGFSTRKFAQENQLGLPVAAVFFNCQRETAARRR